The Coffea arabica cultivar ET-39 chromosome 6e, Coffea Arabica ET-39 HiFi, whole genome shotgun sequence genome contains the following window.
GGTGTAATTTGCTGCCATATGATCTGTTTTGCCAACTAATAGAATCTTGACTACTAAACAGAAGAAATGGTTTCATTTAGATGCGTTAATGGTCTTCATTAAGCTTATGATAGGATTTAAAGTAATTTGGTAATTGTAAGGCAAATTGTTGAGAAATTTTAAGGAAGAAAGGCTTACAGAGCCCCATCAAGATTCAATGCATAATGACCATGCAAGCTTGATCAAACCATTTGCTGTGAGGTTGATGTGTAATAtcaattttattcttttcaGCCTTTTTAGATTATTTCATCTATACCTGACCAGAAGAAGTCACAGTTGACTTCTTGCCTGGGCAATTCTTGTTTTCTGTGTGGCAGTTTCTATTTTTCTGCTTCTTGTAGATTCAATCTACACTTTTTGGTCTTAAAATAATACATATTAAGGAATTGCTATGTTGTTTTTTCTTGGTTAATCCTTTTTTGGGCCATTTAGAATTATGCATGTATTAGGAAACGTTAAAGATGAAGAATTTAGGCGCGGAGGCTTGACTAAGTCCATGATCGCCATGCTTGCTTTCAGTCAAATCATAACTTACAATATGAGCATGTGATGTGAAGTGGATTTTTCATTATGGACTGGACTTTAGTGTCTCTCATGATTTTTTCATCTAGATGCTTGATGTCATAGGACGCGTTATATGTCTCAGGAAAAGTGTCTGGCTATGTTGGTGGATGctgttttagtttttttctgGCAAGTCTGATATATTTATATGAAGTGGGTGACTCTATACCAAGAGCAAGCTACAACAGATACTGCAAACCTGATACCATTGAAACTTATGTATGTACATAAAAATGGTATTGGAGGTATCCATAGAATTCAAAAACTTTCATTTATGCACTTAAAGATAAAAATGATGCATTTTAGTCTATTGGAGCTGTACAAGAGCCTGATTTTGTTATAACCATGCATAACTTTTGACATTTGCCTGTGCAGAGGTGCACAATTAGAATTTAAATGGTTATACTCCTACATAATTGGATAGAGAGCAGTATGATTGCCTATGAACAATCATGTGTGTCAAAAATATGTCAATCCTGGCTAAATGTATTTTGCTTAAGGAGtcttccttttgtttcatgTCAGTAATGTGATTTTGCTAGACAATAAACTTTGCCTCTTCCAAGACCAAATGTGGACTTAATTATCTTAAAGAACTCAACTGCTTCTTTATTAACTCCTAGAATTAAAATGAGATGGAAGTAGCTCAAAAGCTTTAAGATCAATTTTAGCAATTTTTCCTCTTTATGTTTGATACCTTTGAAGTGGATATTTCCATGAGCACTCATCTTGGAGCTTGAAGCACACAAAACCTCCTTATGGTCCAATTTAGTGTAAAATTTGTGTTGGCCACTATCTTTCATTGAAATTTCATGCTCTTATGACACTGGTTAGGGTGTTTAAGAAAAAATGTTATGTCGTGCTTTGACTAGCAGTgtgtttcaattttttttgctgTATAACTGGGTGTGCACCCTTCCTTGGCAAAAAGGATTTGTTAACATTCTATACCGAGGAGGACTTTGCTGTCACTGTAGATGTTACAAGAGGACAAAGATTTCATTGTTTTTTAGATGATATTCATGAATGAGATTGAACTTTGATAAGGGTATAACTTGATAGCAAATAAAAAATCATACTTGAGGACAAAGATTATGGTTCATCGTTTTCTAGATGATATTCATGAACAAAATTGAACTTTGATGAGGGTATAAATTGATAGCAAATAAAAAATCATAGTTTGTACTCAATAAGTGCTTTAGTCCTAATAATTTATCTTCTATTAATTTGTTGATTTACTAGTGTTCTTGTAGCAAGGTAATATACTTATTCTGCTTTAGGCCCAGAACGTACTGTATGCTTTTGTTCTGTGCTTGTGCAATTTTTGTCTCCTAGAAAGATGTGACTTCTGGACCTGGGTTTATTTTAACTAGTACGTCCATTTTCACTTGAGAAGGGAGTGCAAGTTACACATAAAGTTCATTCTGACGATGTGCAAACCAGTGTGGAGACTAAAGCCATTGTTCCAGTTCAGAATACAGGTAATGGTACATGATTCGTGGTAGGTATTGCATCCAACAGCACTGTGGTGATCTAGTTTACTTTTTACATCACAAATATTGGTGGGTGAGATGTGTTAGCTTTTGTACTTTCTTGATAAATCCCGAGGTTTACAACTAAATGTTACTCACTGCCTCATATCATGATTACTGTTCTTTGCAAAAGCTAATCTGAGAATAATAAATACCATGaaattaccaaaataaggtCGCTCTGTGATTCAGAAAACTTTTTCAACCAACATATGATGTGAAGCCTGAAATTGAAGGTTAACAAAATGGCtatctggatttgacaaatgggcAAAGATTTAGTGCTATTTGCTGGTAAGTAAATCCGGTTACTGGATGGGCATATGATTCATGTTTTTGGTAAGTCTCAGTGAGCACAGTCGAATAAGAGATTGTGTCTGCTAGCTATAATTATTTGCCTATGAGTTGCCTTATTGAAGAAATTGTGTACCCTGTATGCAGGACACCTCTATAGGTAAAAACACTGATAAGTAGCTCATTCTACCATATTCTTGTACTGGTCTCAATATCCTAGATGTCAAAATAATGGGTTGTAGGCCTTAGGTATAATCACTAGTAGAATGTATTCAGCTTGTAATGTGAATCTTTCAGATATCAGTCAGATCAAACTGGTTTCAGTCGAATCAAGGGAGCATCCTAGTAGTCAATAGAGTGAAATATTTTGTTGggcttgagaaataaaatacgTAGAAGATGAATGTTCCATGAAATACAAGgctataagaaaaaaaaacaagactTTAAGTTCTCATAGGTGCTGCAATAACCTAAAAAATGTTCGTCATCCTGAATGTTGGTTGTGGTGGTATAAGTACAGATTTTCAACAAAGTTTGGTGTTTTATAAcacaaaaagaaagatggaaatatTGACtgatttcttccccctcttgtGTACTCTTCATTTTCGAGCTTGAGGTGTTTGTACCATGTGTCTTGCTTTAAagttgtgaatgcaaaagaatcAGGGGTTAGGTCTTTCTTGTACAGTTTTATACCATTTCCAGGGTTGAGTTCCATTTGATTAAAGCTAATGATGATTGCCTTTCGGATAACGTGTGTGTTTTGCTCATTTTGCAGCGAATAATTTGAGCAGCCTACCTCTGGATAGTGACCTGTATAAAGCAAAACAGAAGGAAGCACTTCAAAAATATGAGATGTAAGTTAGGGGAAGTCCTGTCCAATATGTTGATGGAATATGCCGTATTCCGACTCATATGctcatgtgtttttttttttttgttgtcatTTTCAGTTTGATTGACTTGGAGAAACAGCTTTTGAATCTGATTTCGAAGTGTGATAATCGACCATCTTGAAGGACTCTGATCTGACAAATTTGCATTTGGTTGATCGTATATCATAGCATATGCTAAATTTTGGTGGTGCAGTTTGGTGACAGCAATTCTTTTGTTGCTAAACATAGCTTCACCTTGATAGATACTCAACAAGTTCTCTAGTACTGTAAAGAGTCTCTTGTATCTCTGCAAACTCCTCGCATCTCTCCCTGTATCAGTAAcggtaattaaaaaaaaaagggtcccTTGTATGCATCTTTGCAACCTCGTTATTGCATTAAAGTAGTGGTTAGTTCTCTTATAGATATTGCAATAGAGTAGTGGTTAGTTCTCTTTATGGACACTGCTATAGGTTATTTTACCGAGGAGAAAGTACCTGCAAAAGCTTCGGCAGTCTGGAGTTTGTGATATGCACCTAATGTAATGTATGATAAAATTTCATGAAAGCTGGCATCTAATTCTACGACATGAAATCTTGGAAGTAAGTTGACCAAAGTGGATTTGCCTTTTTAACAGAACTACTAGGAGTAGTATTGAATGAAACTAACTAGAGATGATGGTATGGTGCTCTACAAGACAAGACAAAATGAGAGGAATTCTGAAACTGACAAAGTGATAGTCACTTAGGCAGCAGCACAACAATTCGAGAAGCTCAGTCTCTGAAAGTGGTGAACACggaccatatatatatatgtgtgtgtgtatgtataatATACACATCatgtgtttattttttttatttttttggtattttgataTTCAAGGGCTTGGAGCAAATTATATGCGAATCAGAGAGATTCACTGCGTTAGAGACCGCTGGCAAGAACCAACTTAAGATATGCAGCAGTAGCAACAGGAAGCATATTAACTGATATAAGATGGCAGACATAGAACTAAATATGCTTTATAATATCACCATTACCATTAGTTTGTAAGAACATGATGGTTTATCTGATGAATCAGATACACATGATGGTTTTGCATTATCAGGATGATGATGATCTAAGAACAGAATCGGATCCTGCAATTAGGATATTATTGTCCGACTTCATCGACAAGTCAAATGATGTGAGTGAATGAGGAGAGAGCACCACATCCATGACCTCCCCAACAGTATCCAGCAGAGTTTTGAATGGCACTACCTACATATTCACCAGGAGGAAATcaaaattaaaaaggaaaaaaaccaaACCAAATCATTCAAGATTTTACTGTTTTACATGTCTTCGACGGCATTCAATGTGTGAATTGTAAATTCATCCTGGCGTAAATTACTGCAAAATAGGCTTATTACCTTTTTCGGATTGACAAATgagttttcatccattacattgcTTGATGTTAACTCTGTCTTCGTAGAAACAAGTGATTCTGTTGAATTCTGCCCCAACCCGGAAACAGAAATCTTGAGAGCCACTGCAGTGCTTCCAAAGTTCACAACCTGGATAATACTTAAGTTAAAAACTCTTCGAAATACAAAAGGGAATATGAATCCATGTACTACAAATTCTTAGAGATgatatatttgtttcttttggtcGCTGAAACTAACTTTGATGATACCCAAGGCCAAGAGAGATGTGAAGAAATGAACTGAAAAAAAGAAGTAGTTTTCCTAATGCAAACGAGTTGGGAATGCTCAGTCAGGGCAAAGAGGacatagaaaaagaaaatgaaaaatattgcACTCTCAGCAAGTCGGCTACGAATACCATGAAAGGTTGTTGTACTTTAAGGCTAAAAGAGATAATTTTGGTCCAAGTAGCCCAGATGTGGCATCAAATTGCTGTAGTAAGCACAATAAAACGGGcgagcagttttttttttttttttttttttccattcattACAGGGAATCTGCCAGAAGAGTTTGAATTCATTGATCATATGTAAACATCAAGAATGGAGATACAAATGCATGAGAAATGAGAGAACTTTTCCAAGTTGTGTGGATCATGCGCTGGAAATCATAATAGCATAAGCATGCTTTAGTAGCTCAATCAACATCAATATTTTCTTGGAGAATATGTGCCCTtaagaaaccctttttttttaataacaatCTACTCAAACCGAAATAATAGCACATAATATAATAGTCATACCTTTACTCTCAAGTAAGTCTTATTATCCACTGTACTTTTCCACTGAATAGCTGATGCTATAAGTGAATTTGAAGGATTAGGTTGTAGTGTAGAATTGAGAAGAGTTGCACCATTTGACTCTTTGAAAAAATGCTGCATCCAATAGCTAGGAGTCCCATACACCTGTGAAGAGTCGAATACAATCGCATCTGGATTCCACctgtatcaaaaaaaaaaaaaaaaaaaaagatcttcttgaaatccatcatcaatcagAAACATTTTGGAACCAGAAGTTTTACTGTCAAAACAGATGAATCTGACCTCCTGTCATTGGTATTCACGAACAAAGGTGCATAACTTGCCATTTCAACTACATCActgaattcaaaaaaaaaaaatgaagtcctTATCAGCCAAAGATTCTATCTAATACTGATGGATATACTCCACCCTCAAGCATATTTAGTAGTGTATATACCAATTAAAACTAGGTTTTGTTTACCACTAACAATTGAAGTTTCACCTTTCAGCCGATTTTCAGCAATAATAATGACATATCAGCAACTGCATCTTTAACTGAAGAATGTGATCTCTAGATTATGCTAGCAATTCAACAAAATATGGATCTCAAATGGCCATAAGAAAGTGTTCGCTATTAGTAGACCTAGTTTGGCACCATACAGATTGCCTTTTCCATGTAAGTAAATATACAGCAGTTTCTTACAAAAATGCTACCGGGTTAATTCATCAAACACATGTGACCTACAATTTCATTTTGTTGGATTCTCCCTAAACATATAGCAAATTCAAGGATTTTCTTCCCCACCGAAAACCCAACAAGGACCAATTCATTATATTGTTTTGCTCTATGCGTGAAATATGTACATCTATACCATATAGGATTGCCAAAGATTGTTAGGAAAATAAAATAACCTATTTTTTTCCACGCCAATAAGGAACGCAGCTTCAGCTAGTGCTGCCAAAAGACTACCCGTGCCAGAATCATTTCCGGTCACAGCATACTCACTCACAAAAACCTACAAATAAAACACCAGACTTTAGACCCACAAAAATCTaaacaagaaaatgaaaaactaaaactaacaTGTTATCAGACAAAAAACGTTGCACACCTTTGGACCATCGCGTGGGGTATGATCAAACTTGTGAGATTGAGAGAATATAACATTAGCATTTTCATAAAcctaacaagaaaatacaataCAAAAGTTACACTTGTATAATGAGCAGCTATATTATATAATGAGCAACTAAAGAGCATGCTGCTTATAGAATGTTCCAAATACATGAAATATTAGATTCTCACATGATAATCAAACAAATGAGCCGGATGATCCAACAGTTTAGAAGTTCCATCACAGTTCGAAATCATTTTGATGTCTGGATAGGATTGGTTTATAGCAGAATAGAACTTGAGGTAATTTCCTGAATCACGAGGAAATAGGAGGAACATCAAAGATTCACCTTTTACATAAGCTAATGGTGAACTAGATCCTTGTATATTAAGCAAATAATGTTATTTCACATATTTATTCATTTGATACGCACCTCACTATACCACTAAATAACAAAATCTAATGGTGgtgtaaaaggaaaaacaaaaaggttAATTTGCTAAAGGAAAGCACCAACTCTAAGAAGAGATGCATACCACGGTAGTTTTTCTTCCCACAGTCCTCATTACCAATAGCAACATATCTTAAATCAAAGGGTTCGGGGTGTCCCAGTGCAGCTCGAACAGAACCCCATTTGGATTTTGCATCACCTTTTGCAAACTCAAGCCCATCCAAAATTTCCTACAGCAAGACAATTTTAAGGTCAAAATTATAAGAGTGTACAATGAAATCTTGAAGATCAAATGACCAAGGGATGAAGTGTGTGTCTGACCAATCTAAAGTGTCGTATAGTGCACTTCTAACTTTTGCAGGATAACAGAAAAAACCGAGCTACATTAACCTCTAAGGAGAATATGTTGCTAAAACTCAACGAAATTAGCACAAGTAAttcaaaagcaagtaaaaataTTAAGAAAATGACCTTAATACATGTCACTGGTGCAAGAGCAATGTTCACATTTGCAAGTCACCACATTCAAGCTATCACTACTTGCCTATGACAAATTTGTTCAGAGGAAATTATATGATTTAAACAAATTCATGACCTTGTCATATTTAGGACTTTGTTTAAGCATGATCTAAACAATATCAAGGAAGGAATCAACAATTAATACTGACAGACACAATGTTGATTGATCGTGTCAAAAATTGATGATCTCATATCTAATCAATAGGTCTCAAAGTCAAGATGCATCCAAGTTCTACCAGAAAGATTTTCATTAAACACAGGAATATATATATGCTGCTATAATGCTTGATCTAATAATGGATGGTTTATATATATGAAGAAAGTACCAAGAAACTTACTTGTACGAAAGGAAAGACGCTAGAAGTGTCAACTTCATCATTATGGCTGATTCCTGCAAATTGTGAACAGCACTGTATCAGTATTACGATAAAGGAGAAAACAGAAAGGCAATCACTGAATTGGAAGAAAGGTCACAAAGAACATGTTATAATTGCAATAGATTCCAGTATATTACCATTATTGAACACCCATACTGGTAATGCACCAAGGTCCTCCGCAAGCtacagaagaaaaaaaaggaaggatatAAAACTGTTAACATTAAGAGAAGATTACCATAGAAATATGATAGTTAAGAACTAGAGACCCAAGATCCTATTCCTAGAAAGCGGATGTTACCTGGAGAAACTCAAAATGCCCCATTCCATCATCTGTCCAGTAATCCCAAACGTCACCAAAATGCCCAGGCCTCTCTTCCCATGGTCCAATAGTTTCTTTCCAGCGAAATGCATTTCGTAACCATTCACCTTCAACAAAGCAGCCACCTAGCAAATACAAgcgcaaaaaataaaaaggtgaattGCTTAAACAGATCTGAATTATATCATGAGTACATAATATAAGGCCTATACAGCCCTAAACAATATCACTGGTAGTACATACAAGCACTCATTATGAGAAATAGGTCTGAACTCATAACTCATAAAATCTGTTCTTAAACAATGTATTGGATAAAAGTTGAAGCAAATCCCATCAAGAACTAAAGAGCCGTTTGGCCAACGTCCTGAAAAAGAGATCTGAAGGATATGTGCTCCATTATCCCCCCAAATTTATTAGAAgttgaaataaaaattt
Protein-coding sequences here:
- the LOC113696695 gene encoding alpha-L-arabinofuranosidase 1-like isoform X1 — encoded protein: MGSSRAQHSIVICLLLASWIPYQGFAFGTDTNQAAFLFVNVSEASARKIPDTVFGIFFEEINHAGAGGLWAELVSNRGFEAGGPNTPSNIDPWSILGDESSLIVSTDRSSCFDRNKVALKMEVLCDSGGANKCPVGGVGIYNPGFWGMNIEQAKTYKVVLFVRSLGPINVSVSLTGSNGFQTLATANIVAADVSNWTKMEVLLEARSTDHRSRLQLTTTTKGVIWFDQVSVMPLDTYKGHGFRNDLFSMLQDLRPAFIRFPGGCFVEGEWLRNAFRWKETIGPWEERPGHFGDVWDYWTDDGMGHFEFLQLAEDLGALPVWVFNNGISHNDEVDTSSVFPFVQEILDGLEFAKGDAKSKWGSVRAALGHPEPFDLRYVAIGNEDCGKKNYRGNYLKFYSAINQSYPDIKMISNCDGTSKLLDHPAHLFDYHVYENANVIFSQSHKFDHTPRDGPKVFVSEYAVTGNDSGTGSLLAALAEAAFLIGVEKNSDVVEMASYAPLFVNTNDRRWNPDAIVFDSSQVYGTPSYWMQHFFKESNGATLLNSTLQPNPSNSLIASAIQWKSTVDNKTYLRVKVVNFGSTAVALKISVSGLGQNSTESLVSTKTELTSSNVMDENSFVNPKKVVPFKTLLDTVGEVMDVVLSPHSLTSFDLSMKSDNNILIAGSDSVLRSSSS
- the LOC113696695 gene encoding alpha-L-arabinofuranosidase 1-like isoform X2 is translated as MEVLCDSGGANKCPVGGVGIYNPGFWGMNIEQAKTYKVVLFVRSLGPINVSVSLTGSNGFQTLATANIVAADVSNWTKMEVLLEARSTDHRSRLQLTTTTKGVIWFDQVSVMPLDTYKGHGFRNDLFSMLQDLRPAFIRFPGGCFVEGEWLRNAFRWKETIGPWEERPGHFGDVWDYWTDDGMGHFEFLQLAEDLGALPVWVFNNGISHNDEVDTSSVFPFVQEILDGLEFAKGDAKSKWGSVRAALGHPEPFDLRYVAIGNEDCGKKNYRGNYLKFYSAINQSYPDIKMISNCDGTSKLLDHPAHLFDYHVYENANVIFSQSHKFDHTPRDGPKVFVSEYAVTGNDSGTGSLLAALAEAAFLIGVEKNSDVVEMASYAPLFVNTNDRRWNPDAIVFDSSQVYGTPSYWMQHFFKESNGATLLNSTLQPNPSNSLIASAIQWKSTVDNKTYLRVKVVNFGSTAVALKISVSGLGQNSTESLVSTKTELTSSNVMDENSFVNPKKVVPFKTLLDTVGEVMDVVLSPHSLTSFDLSMKSDNNILIAGSDSVLRSSSS